In Strigops habroptila isolate Jane chromosome 4, bStrHab1.2.pri, whole genome shotgun sequence, a single genomic region encodes these proteins:
- the ZFP36L1 gene encoding mRNA decay activator protein ZFP36L1, giving the protein MSTALVSPTIFDLSEVLCKSNKMLNYSPSGVSGCLLDRKAVGTPAGAGFPRRHSVTLPNSKFHQNQLLSSLKGEPAPMLGPRESRFRDRSFSEGGERLLQQKQPGGQVNSSRYKTELCRPFEENGACKYGDKCQFAHGIHELRSLTRHPKYKTELCRTFHTIGFCPYGPRCHFIHNAEERRAVAGSREPAVTDRPRLQHSFSFAGFPSTAASGLLDSPTSITPPPMLSADDLLGSPTLPDCASNPFTFSSQELVSLFAPSMGVQVPSGNSPTTFLFRPMSESPNMFDSPPSPQDSLSDQEGYLSSSSSSHSGSDSPILDTSRRLPIFSRLSISDD; this is encoded by the coding sequence agcaacaAGATGTTGAATTACAGCCCCTCGGGTGTCAGCGGGTGCCTGCTGGACAGGAAGGCGGTGGGCACCCCTGCCGGCGCGGGTTTCCCTAGGAGGCACTCTGTCACCCTGCCCAACTCCAAGTTTCACCAGAACCAGCTCCTTAGCAGCCTGAAAGGGGAGCCAGCTCCCATGCTGGGCCCCCGGGAAAGCCGCTTCCGGGACCGCTCCTTCTCCGAGGGCGGCGAGcgcctgctgcagcagaagcagcctgggGGACAGGTCAACTCTAGCCGCTATAAGACGGAGCTGTGCCGCCCCTTCGAGGAGAACGGCGCCTGCAAGTACGGCGACAAGTGCCAGTTCGCTCACGGCATCCACGAGCTGCGGAGCCTCACCCGTCACCCCAAGTACAAGACCGAGCTCTGCCGCACTTTCCACACCATCGGCTTCTGCCCCTACGGGCCGCGCTGCCACTTCATCCACAACGCAGAGGAGCGCCGTGCCGTGGCGGGGAGCCGGGAGCCCGCCGTCACCGACAGACCGCgcctgcagcacagcttcagcTTCGCCggcttccccagcactgctgccagcgGGCTGCTGGACAGCCCCACTTCCATCACCCCGCCGCCCATGCTGAGCGCCGATGACCTGCTGGGCTCCCCCACCCTGCCTGACTGCGCCAGCAACCCCTTCACCTTCTCCAGCCAGGAGCTGGTCAGTCTTTTTGCCCCCAGCATGGGGGTGCAGGTGCCTAGCGGGAACTCCCCCACCACCTTCTTGTTCAGGCCCATGTCCGAGTCCCCCAACATGTTTGACTCGCCGCCCAGTCCTCAGGACTCCCTCTCTGACCAGGAGGGCTAtctgagcagctccagcagcagccacagcgGCTCAGATTCCCCTATCCTGGACACCTCAAGACGTCTTCCCATCTTCAGCAGACTCTCCATCTCCGACGACTAA